In a genomic window of Saccharomyces paradoxus chromosome X, complete sequence:
- the PBS2 gene encoding mitogen-activated protein kinase kinase PBS2 (MAP kinase kinase of the HOG signaling pathway~similar to YJL128C), with protein MEDKFANLSLHEKTGKSSIQINEQTGSDNGSAVKRTASTSSHYNNINADLHARVKAFQEQRALKRSASVGSNKSEQDKGTSQSPKHIQQIVNKPLPPLPVAGSSKVSQRMSSQVVQASSKNTLKNIGSGQETQNVTDININIDTTKITTTTVGAATDAPAIGVTPSVPNTASAAHKAQLLNPNRRAPRRPLSTQHPTRPNVAPHKAPAIINTPKQSLSARRGLKLPPGGMSLKMPTKTAQQPQQFAPSPSNKKHIETVSSSKVAEGKRSNPGSLINGVQSTSTSSSTEGPHDTIGTTPRTGNSNNSSNSGSSGGGGLFANFSKYVDIKSGSLNFAGKLSLSSKGIDFSNGSSSRITLDELEFLDELGHGNYGNVSKVLHKPTNVIMATKEVRLELDEAKFRQILMELEVLHKCNSPYIVDFYGAFFIEGAVYMCMEYMDGGSLDKIYDESSEIGGIDEPQLAFIANAVIHGLKELKEQHNIIHRDVKPTNILCSANQGTVKLCDFGVSGNLVASLAKTNIGCQSYMAPERIKSLNPDRATYTVQSDIWSLGLSILEMALGRYPYPPETYDNIFSQLSAIVDGPPPRLPSDKFSSDAQDFVSLCLQKIPERRPTYAALTEHPWLVKYRNQDVQMSKYITERLERRNKILRERGENGLSKNVPALHMGGL; from the coding sequence ATGGAAGACAAGTTTGCTAACCTTAGTCTCCATGAGAAAACTGGTAAGTCATCCATCCAAATAAACGAACAAACAGGCTCGGACAATGGCTCTGCTGTCAAGAGAACAGCTTCGACATCCTCACACTATAACAACATTAACGCTGATCTTCATGCTCGTGTAAAAGCTTTTCAGGAACAACGTGCATTGAAAAGATCTGCCAGTGTGGGAAGTAATAAAAGCGAACAAGACAAAGGTACTTCGCAATCACCTAAACATATTCAGCAGATTGTTAATAAGCCATTGCCGCCTCTCCCAGTAGCAGGAAGTTCGAAAGTTTCACAAAGAATGAGTAGCCAAGTCGTTCAAGCCTCCTCTAAGAACACTCTTAAGAACATTGGGAGCGGCCAAGAAACACAAAACGTTACTGACATAAATATTAACATTGATACAACTAAAATTACCACCACAACAGTTGGTGCGGCTACTGACGCACCTGCCATCGGCGTTACGCCGTCAGTTCCTAATACTGCATCAGCAGCACATAAGGCGCAATTATTGAATCCTAATAGGAGGGCACCGAGGAGGCCACTATCTACTCAGCACCCAACAAGACCAAACGTTGCTCCGCATAAAGCCCCTGCTATAATCAATACTCCCAAACAAAGTTTAAGTGCCCGTCGAGGCCTGAAATTACCACCAGGCGGGATGTCATTGAAAATGCCTACTAAAACAGCTCAGCAGCCGCAACAGTTTGCCCCAAGCCCCTCAAACAAGAAACACATAGAAACCGTATCCAGCAGCAAAGTTGCGGAAGGGAAAAGGTCGAATCCGGGTTCTTTGATAAATGGTGTGCAAAGCACATCCACCTCATCAAGTACCGAAGGCCCACATGACACTATAGGAACTACACCCAGAACTGGAAATAGCAACAACTCTTCGAATTCGGGTAGTagtggtggtggtggtcTTTTCGCGAATTTTTCGAAATACGTGGATATCAAATCCGgctctttgaattttgcaGGCAAACTATCGCTGTCCTCTAAAGGAATTGATTTCAGTAATGGTTCCAGTTCGAGAATCACACTGGACGAGCTAGAATTTTTGGATGAACTCGGTCATGGCAACTATGGTAACGTCTCAAAAGTACTGCATAAGCCCACGAATGTTATTATGGCCACGAAGGAAGTCCGTTTGGAACTAGACGAGGCTAAATTTAGACAGATTCTAATGGAGTTAGAAGTTTTGCATAAATGTAACTCTCCGTATATTGTGGATTTTTATGGtgctttctttattgagGGTGCCGTCTACATGTGTATGGAATACATGGATGGTGGTTCCTTGGATAAGATATACGACGAATCGTCTGAAATCGGCGGTATCGATGAACCGCAACTAGCGTTCATTGCCAATGCTGTCATTCATGGATTGAAAGAACTTAAAGAGCAGCATAATATTATACACAGAGATGTCAAACCAACAAATATACTATGTTCAGCCAACCAAGGTACCGTAAAACTGTGTGATTTTGGTGTTTCTGGTAATTTGGTAGCATCTTTAGCCAAAACAAATATTGGCTGTCAGTCATACATGGCACCTGAACGAATCAAATCCTTGAATCCAGATAGAGCCACCTATACTGTACAATCGGATATCTGGTCTTTAGGTTTAAGTATTCTGGAAATGGCACTAGGTAGATATCCGTATCCGCCAGAAACATACGACAACATTTTCTCTCAATTGAGTGCCATCGTTGACGGGCCACCACCAAGACTACCATCAGATAAGTTCAGCTCCGACGCACAagattttgtttctttatgTCTACAAAAGATTCCGGAAAGGAGACCCACATATGCAGCTTTAACAGAGCATCCTTGGCTGGTAAAATACAGGAACCAAGATGTCCAGATGAGTAAGTATATCACAGAACGATTAGAGAGACGCAACAAAATCCTACGGGAACGTGGTGAAAATGGTTTATCTAAAAATGTACCGGCATTGCATATGGGTGGTTTATAG
- the LSM1 gene encoding Lsm1p (Lsm (Like Sm) protein~similar to YJL124C): MSANSKDRNQSNQDTKRQQQNFSKKISEGEADLYLDQYNFTTTAAIVSSVDRKIFVLLRDGRMLFGVLRTFDQYANLILQDCVERIYFSKENKYAEEDRGIFMIRGENVVMLGEVDIDKEDQPLEAMERIPFKEAWQIKQKNDEKRFKEETHKGKKMARHGIVYDFHKSDMY, encoded by the coding sequence ATGTCTGCAAATAGCAAGGACAGAAACCAATCCAATCAGGATACGAAGCGACAACAGCAAAATTTCTCAAAGAAGATTTCAGAAGGTGAAGCCGATTTATATCTCGACCAGTATAACTTCACTACCACCGCCGCTATTGTAAGTTCAGTAGACcgtaaaatttttgttcttttgcGTGATGGAAGAATGCTATTCGGTGTATTGAGAACGTTTGACCAATATGCAAATTTGATTCTTCAAGATTGCGTAGAGAGAATATATTTCAGTAAAGAGAATAAATATGCTGAAGAAGACCGCGGCATATTCATGATTCGTGGTGAAAACGTTGTCATGTTAGGCGAAGTAGACATCGATAAAGAAGACCAACCCCTTGAGGCCATGGAACGCATACCATTTAAGGAAGCTTGGCAGATCAAGCAAaagaatgatgaaaaaaggtTTAAAGAGGAAACTCATAAAGGCAAGAAAATGGCCCGCCATGGTATCGTTTACGATTTCCATAAATCTGACATGTActga
- the MCO6 gene encoding Mco6p (histone acetylase with a role in transcriptional silencing~similar to YJL127C) translates to MIFIFNQIRSIFTALHTPTQQIQLSRRAFFQFLGYLGSCVVISLAAQSKYVQ, encoded by the coding sequence atgattttcattttcaaccaGATCCGTTCAATATTTACAGCTTTGCACACGCCCACTCAACAGATTCAATTATCAAGAAGGGCCTTTTTCCAGTTCTTGGGCTATTTGGGTAGTTGCGTTGTGATTTCACTGGCAGCTCAATCAAAATACGTGcagtaa
- the SPT10 gene encoding Spt10p (histone acetylase with a role in transcriptional silencing~similar to YJL127C) yields the protein MLSQHTSLTRDDEHLHSTHPNSGSEVRNDAAVPDQLLTPLQPYTILLKDGETIATMYPIPAYPDLLPLGLLSFLLDEFNMEVEKGDSFPYYETLSLEEFKNVWFHTDGHVCIMVLGEIPELDYSMDTEADADDNYGTDVETMKHTTQYKRRKERRNLNLSIQWEKQCLGIFDLKPAYPGRSAHVVTGTFLVNAGIRGKGIGKTLVETFIEWSKKLGFTSSFFPLIYGTNVGIRRILEGLNFRRIGKLPEAGILKGFDVPVDSFMYGKEFTHITKSIDLLRDPQKSIEIGKYERLKHFLETGKYPLHCDRNEKARLRVLSKTHSVLNGKLMTKGKEIIYDTDQQIQIALEIHLVEHLGINKVTSKIGEKYHWRGIKSTVSEVISRCQKCKMRYRDGTGVIIEQKRAVKQAHMLPTQHIETINKPRKSKKHDNALLGQSLNFPQNLISSTLSGAEGEPTPPDTNIVQTTFQNTANSPITTAEPNRADKRSEYPSPIQNTPLLDDEQSMNSFNRFVEEENTRKRRKYLDVATNGIVPHLTNNEPQTHANSVNDGEQDINHAVADLDRNDHTIMNDAMLSLEDNVMAALEMVQKEQQQKIDHGNEDVAAQRNGMNSTEGNDNTVTKIVNDVSNTFTEHSSNIYY from the coding sequence ATGCTAAGTCAGCACACAAGCTTAACACGGGATGACGAACATCTGCATTCCACACACCCAAATAGTGGTTCAGAAGTAAGAAATGATGCAGCGGTTCCAGATCAACTTCTGACTCCTTTACAACCGTATACCATTTTATTGAAGGATGGGGAAACAATAGCTACGATGTATCCCATACCTGCGTATCCTGATTTATTGCCGCTAGGACTTTTGAGCTTCCTTCTAGACGAATTTAACATGGAGGTGGAAAAGGGAGATAGCTTCCCCTATTACGAGACTTTATCACTagaagaattcaaaaatgtcTGGTTTCATACCGATGGTCATGTTTGTATTATGGTGTTGGGCGAGATACCAGAACTAGATTACAGTATGGATACTGAAGCAGACGCGGATGATAACTATGGAACTGATGTAGAGACCATGAAGCACACCACTCAATATAAGAGACGAAAAGAACGTCGAAATTTGAATCTTAGTATACAATGGGAGAAGCAATGTCTAGGTATATTTGACCTCAAGCCAGCATACCCTGGACGTTCGGCGCATGTGGTCACGGGAACATTTCTGGTGAATGCTGGTATTCGCGGTAAAGGTATTGGAAAAACATTAGTGGAAACATTCATAGAATGGTCAAAGAAATTAGGGTTTACATCATCTTTCTTCCCGCTAATTTACGGAACGAACGTAGGAATCAGAAGAATTTTGGAAGGATTGAACTTTAGACGGATTGGAAAACTGCCTGAAGCGGGAATTCTCAAGGGCTTTGATGTGCCAGTAGATTCGTTCATGTATGGTAAAGAGTTCACACATATTACAAAGAGTATAGATTTATTACGAGATCCTCAAAAGAGTAttgaaattggaaaatatgaaCGATTAAAGCATTTTTTGGAAACAGGCAAATATCCTTTGCATTGTGATAGAAACGAAAAGGCCAGATTAAGAGTACTTTCCAAGACTCATTCAGTATTAAATGGTAAATTGATGacaaaagggaaagaaATCATTTACGACACAGATCAACAAATCCAGATTGCATTAGAGATACATTTAGTAGAACATTTAGGTATCAATAAAGTGACCTCTAAAATAGGTGAGAAATATCATTGGAGAGGAATCAAGAGTACTGTTTCGGAGGTAATCTCTCGGTGCCAGAAATGCAAGATGAGGTACAGAGACGGGACGGGGGTGATTATTGAACAAAAGAGAGCAGTTAAGCAGGCGCATATGCTACCGACACAACACATAGAAACTATTAATAAgccaagaaaaagcaaaaagcACGATAATGCGTTATTAGGACAATCACTAAATTTTCCCCAGAATCTTATTTCCAGTACGCTAAGTGGTGCGGAGGGGGAACCTACTCCACCAGACACTAATATTGTACAAACCACATTCCAGAACACCGCCAATAGTCCCATTACTACCGCTGAGCCCAACCGAGCGGATAAAAGATCCGAGTATCCTTCGCCAATACAGAATACGCCATTATTGGACGACGAACAGTCAATGAATTCTTTTAATAGATTTGTGGAGGAAGAAAACACAAGGAAAAGACGGAAATACTTGGATGTTGCTACCAACGGAATCGTGCCCCATTTAACGAATAATGAACCACAAACTCACGCGAACTCCGTTAACGATGGTGAACAAGATATCAACCATGCGGTTGCTGATTTAGATAGAAATGATCATACTATAATGAACGATGCTATGCTAAGCCTAGAAGATAACGTTATGGCCGCTTTGGAAATGGTTCAAAAGGAGCAGCAACAGAAGATAGATCATGGAAATGAAGATGTGGCTGCTCAACGAAACGGTATGAACAGCACTGAAGGGAATGATAATACGGTCACTAAGATTGTTAACGATGTATCTAATACATTTACAGAGCATAGTTCTAATATCTACTATTAA
- the GCD14 gene encoding tRNA 1-methyladenosine methyltransferase subunit GCD14 (Subunit of tRNA (1-methyladenosine) methyltransferase~similar to YJL125C), producing MTTNCFSGYKDLIKEGDLTLIWVSRDNIKPVRMQSEEVFNTRYGSFPHKDIIGKPYGSQIAIRTKGSNKFAFVHVLQPTPELWTLSLPHRTQIVYTPDSSYIMQRLNCSPHSRVIEAGTGSGSFSHAFARSVGHLFSFEFHQVRYEQALEEFKEHGLIDDNVTITHRDVCQDGFLIKKGDTTSYRFTDAETTASLNASVVFLDLPAPWDAIPHLDYVISADEKVGLCCFSPCIEQVDKTLEVLEKHGWSNVEMVEIQGRQYESRRQMVRSLDDALERLKDIKRHKLQGVERRKRMFNNTIDSNDEKIEKRNEDGIPLTEKAKFNPFGKGSRIKEGDSNYKWKEVTKVEAEIKSHTSYLTFAFKVVNKSRNVEKVKEILQSMNKQSKD from the coding sequence ATGACAACAAATTGTTTTTCCGGTTATAAAGACCTCATCAAGGAAGGTGATCTAACTTTAATATGGGTTTCTAGAGATAATATCAAACCGGTAAGAATGCAATCCGAAGAAGTATTCAACACTCGGTACGGTTCATTTCCTCATAAAGATATCATAGGAAAACCTTATGGTTCCCAAATTGCTATAAGAACAAAGGGCTCCAATAAGTTTGCATTCGTCCATGTTTTGCAACCAACTCCTGAATTATGGACTTTGTCATTGCCACACAGAACTCAAATTGTATATACACCTGACTCTTCCTACATAATGCAAAGGTTGAACTGTAGTCCTCACAGCAGAGTCATTGAGGCAGGTACAGGCTCGGGATCATTTTCACATGCTTTTGCAAGATCTGTAGGTCATCTTTTtagttttgaatttcatcaaGTAAGATACGAACAGGCGTTAGAGGAATTCAAAGAGCATGGCCTTATTGATGACAACGTTACGATTACTCATCGGGATGTTTGCCAAGATGGATTTCTTATAAAGAAGGGAGATACCACCTCTTACAGATTCACTGATGCTGAAACTACCGCTTCATTAAATGCAAGTGTAGTGTTTTTAGATCTACCGGCTCCCTGGGATGCTATACCTCACCTGGATTATGTTATTTCTGCAGACGAAAAAGTTGGATTGTGTTGCTTCTCCCCATGCATTGAGCAAGTAGACAAAACATTGGAAGTTTTAGAGAAACATGGCTGGTCGAATGTTGAAATGGTAGAAATTCAAGGTAGACAGTACGAAAGTCGAAGACAAATGGTCAGATCACTAGATGATGCCCTGGAAAGGTTGAAAGATATTAAGAGGCACAAACTCCAGGGTGTAGAAAGACGCAAACGAATGTTCAACAACACCATAGATTCTAACGAtgagaaaattgaaaaaaggaacGAAGATGGTATACCATTAACAGAAAAGGCAAAATTTAACCCGTTTGGCAAGGGTTCTCGAATTAAGGAAGGTGATAGTAACTATAAATGGAAGGAGGTCACAAAAGTGGAAGCCGAAATTAAATCGCATACCTCATATTTGACTTTTGCATTTAAAGTCGTAAATAAATCGAGgaatgttgaaaaagtcaaagaaattcttcaatcCATGAATAAACAATCAAAAGATTAA
- the NIT2 gene encoding putative hydrolase (Nit protein~similar to YJL126W) — protein MSNKLKRVAVAQLCSSADLAKNLKVVKELIFKAIQDKADVVFFPEASDYISQSPLHSRYLAQKSPQFIRQLQLVITDLVKENSRNIDVSIGVHLPPTEQDLLDENDRVRNVLLYINHEGKILQEYQKLHLFDVNVPNGPILKESTSVQPGKAIPNVIESPLGKLGSAICYDIRFPELSLKLRSMGAEILCFPSAFTIKTGEAHWELLGRARAVDTQCFVLMPGQVGIHDLSDSEWEKQQHVSAPTKNSRRESWGHSMVIDPWGEIIAHADPSIIGPQLIYADLNLESLQEIRNKMPLWNQRRDDLFH, from the coding sequence ATGAGCAACAAACTTAAACGGGTTGCTGTCGCACAATTATGCTCGTCCGCTGACCTGgccaaaaatttgaaagtgGTGAAGGAATTGATATTTAAAGCCATTCAAGATAAGGCAGATGTCGTTTTTTTCCCTGAGGCAAGTGACTATATTTCTCAAAGCCCTCTCCATTCCAGGTATTTGGCACAGAAAAGCCCTCAATTTATTCGGCAATTACAGTTAGTCATTACGGACCTTGTCAAGGAAAATTCACGGAATATAGATGTTTCTATTGGGGTCCACTTGCCGCCCACAGAACAAGATTTACTTGATGAAAACGATCGAGTTAGAAACGTTCTACTATATATCAATCATGAGGGGAAAATATTACAAGAATACCAAAAACTGCATTTATTTGATGTAAACGTACCAAATGGACcaatattgaaagaatCAACATCTGTTCAGCCGGGCAAAGCCATCCCTAACGTTATAGAGTCTCCTCTGGGAAAATTAGGCAGTGCAATATGCTATGATATTCGCTTTCCCGAactttctttaaaattaCGATCAATGGGGGCTGAAATTTTATGTTTCCCCAGTGCATTCACTATTAAAACAGGGGAGGCGCATTGGGAGTTATTAGGCAGAGCAAGAGCAGTTGACACTCAATGTTTTGTGCTCATGCCAGGACAGGTTGGAATTCACGATCTTAGTGATTCAGAATGGGAGAAACAGCAACATGTGAGCGCTCCAACAAAGAACTCCAGGAGAGAATCTTGGGGACATTCAATGGTTATTGATCCCTGGGGGGAAATAATAGCGCATGCTGATCCCTCCATTATTGGACCACAACTAATTTATGCTGATTTGAATCTTGAGTCCTTACAAGAAATAAGGAACAAAATGCCTTTGTGGAACCAGAGAAGAGACGATTTGTTTCATTAA
- the TRK1 gene encoding Trk1p (Component of the Trk1p-Trk2p potassium transport system~similar to YJL129C), whose translation MHFRRTMSRVPTLASLEVRYKKSFGHKLRDFIALCGHYFSPLKKYVFPSFIAVHYFYTISLTLITSILLYPIKNTRYIDTLFLAAGAVTQGGLNTVDINNLSLYQQIVLYIVCCISTPIAVHSCLAFVRLYWFERYFDGIRDSSRRNFKMRRTKTILERELTARTMTKNRTGTQKMSYPRKKAKTDDFQEKLFSGEMVNRDEQDSVHSGQNSHEVSKDSSNNDMNHNGSSGSLDDFVKEDETDDNGEYQENNSYSTVGSSSNTAADESLNQKPKTSSLRFDEPQTKQKHTRVPSEKFAKRRGSRDISPADMYRSIMMLQGKHEATAEDEGPPLVIGSPTDGARYTSNVNKLKKATNINGSTIKIRDKGKESNTDQSSLSSSTNSTASVSDEGSLPTNFGSRVPSLRTNTHRSDSGPIAITDDGEADRKHGPSIQFDITKPPRKLPKRVSTMDDSNPRSSAPYQKKTSKKYIMKHFPKARRIRQQIKRRLSTGSIDKNSSNNIPDTKPISELDNDDNDGDNNEEYFADNESGDEDERAQQPEPQFDSELKLHQHQLQQNLHRMYKTKSFDDNRSRAVPMERSRTIDMAEAKDLNELARTPDFQRMVYQNWKAHHRKKTNFRKRGWNGKIFEHGADAFDSDRNYPDNGNTGNSILHYAESILHHDGSHRNGSEDASSDSNEVIYPTNGRNDHNEFNSYPTYNDDEEGYYGLHFDTDYDLDPRHDLSKSSGKTYLSWQPTIGRNSNFLGLTRAQKDELGGVEYRAIKLLCTILVVYYVGWHIVAFVMLVPWIVLKKHYSEIVRDDGVSPTWWGFWTAMSAFNDLGLTLTPDSMMSFNKAVYPLITMIWFIIIGNTGFPILLRCIIWIMYKLSPDLSQMRESLGFLLDHPRRCFTLLFPKAATWWLLLTLAGLNITDWILFIILDFGSTVVKSLSKGYRVLVGLFQSVSTRTAGFSVVDLSQLHPSIQVSYMLMMYVSVLPLAISIRRTNVYEEQSLGLYGDMGGEPEDTDTEDDGNDEDDDEEDESHEGQSSQRSSSNNNRKKKKKKKKKTESSNEISTKSFIGAHLRKQLSFDLWFLFLGLFIICICEGDKIKDVQEPNFNIFAILFEIVSAYGTVGLSLGYPNTNQSFSRQLTTLSKLVIIAMLIRGKNRGLPYSLDRAIILPSDRLEHIDHLEGMKLKRQAKTNTEDPMTEHFKRSFTDVKHRWGALKRRTTHSRNSKRSNTTL comes from the coding sequence ATGCATTTTAGAAGAACGATGAGTAGAGTGCCCACGTTGGCATCGCTTGAAGTACGatataaaaaatcttttggCCATAAACTTCGTGATTTTATTGCTCTATGTGGCCACTATTTTTCTccactgaaaaaatatgtttTTCCCAGTTTTATCGCAGTTCATTATTTCTATACGATATCCCTCACATTAATAACTTCAATCCTACTGTATCCCATTAAAAATACCAGATACATCGATACATTGTTTTTGGCAGCGGGTGCAGTTACACAAGGTGGCTTAAATACTGTGGatatcaataatttaaGCTTATATCAACAAATTGTTCTGTATATCGTATGCTGCATATCAACGCCAATCGCTGTTCACAGTTGTTTGGCCTTCGTACGGCTTTACTGGTTTGAGCGTTATTTCGATGGTATTAGGGACTCTTCTAGACGAAATTTTAAGATGAGAAGAACAAAGACAATTTTAGAAAGGGAACTAACAGCAAGAACTATGACAAAAAACAGAACCGGTACTCAAAAAATGTCTTATCCCAGGAAAAAAGCTAAAACAGACGAtttccaagaaaaattgttcAGCGGAGAAATGGTTAATAGAGATGAGCAGGACTCAGTTCACAGTGGCCAGAATTCCCATGAGGTTAGTAAGGATAGCAGCAATAATGATATGAATCACAATGGTAGTAGTGGTAGTTTAGATGATTTTGTTAAGGAAGACGAAACGGACGACAATGGAGAATATCAGGAAAACAACTCGTACTCAACCGTAGGTAGTTCATCTAATACAGCTGCAGACGAAAGTTTAAATCAGAAGCCCAAGACGAGTAGTCTTCGGTTCGATGAACCACAAACCAAACAAAAACACACGAGAGTTCCCtcagaaaaatttgcaaaaagaagaggtTCAAGAGATATCAGCCCAGCAGATATGTATCGATCGATTATGATGCTACAAGGTAAGCATGAAGCAACTGCTGAAGATGAAGGTCCGCCTCTAGTCATCGGATCCCCCACGGACGGTGCAAGATATACAAGTAATGTCAATAAGCTAAAGAAGGCCACCAACATTAATGGTAGCACAATCAAAATTAGagataaaggaaaagaaagcaatACCGATCAAAGTTCCTTATCAAGTAGTACAAATAGTACAGCGAGCGTTTCGGACGAGGGTTCGTTACCTACGAATTTTGGTAGTAGAGTACCTTCGTTGAGAACAAATACACATAGATCAGATTCAGGCCCAATAGCCATTACTGATGATGGGGAAGCAGATAGAAAGCATGGTCCATCAATTCAATTCGATATAACTAAACCTCCTAGAAAGCTTCCAAAAAGGGTTTCTACCATGGATGATTCGAACCCAAGATCTTCCGCTCcttatcaaaaaaagacatCGAAGAAGTACATCATGAAACATTTTCCTAAGGCTCGGCGAATACGGCAACAAATTAAAAGAAGGCTTTCTACTGgttcaattgataaaaacaGTAGTAACAATATACCGGATACGAAGCCTATTTCTGAGCTGGATAATGATGACAACGATGGCGATAACAACGAAGAATACTTTGCTGACAACGAAAGCGgcgatgaagatgaacgAGCACAACAGCCGGAACCACAGTTTGATTCAGAACTAAAATTGCACCAACACCAACTGCAGCAGAACCTGCACCGCATGTATAAAACTAAATCATTTGATGATAATCGCTCGAGAGCTGTACCCATGGAACGTTCCAGGACGATCGATATGGCTGAGGCTAAGGATCTAAATGAGCTTGCAAGGACGCCtgattttcaaagaatGGTTTATCAAAATTGGAAAGCTCAtcacagaaaaaaaacaaactttAGAAAAAGGGGATGGAATGGCAAGATATTTGAGCATGGTGCTGATGCGTTCGACAGCGACCGCAACTATCCTGACAATGGTAATACTGGAAATAGCATACTTCACTATGCAGAGTCCATTTTACATCATGATGGTTCTCACAGAAACGGAAGCGAAGATGCCTCTTCGGACTCTAATGAGGTTATCTATCCCACAAATGGAAGAAATGACCACAATGAATTTAATAGCTATCCGACTTACAacgacgatgaagaaggcTATTATGGTTTACATTTCGATACTGATTATGACCTAGATCCTCGTCATGATTTATCCAAGAGCAGTGGTAAAACATATTTATCATGGCAACCAACCATCGGACGTAATTCAAACTTTCTTGGGTTAACAAGAGCCCAGAAAGACGAATTAGGTGGTGTTGAGTACAGGGCCATCAAACTTCTATGTACCATATTGGTTGTCTACTATGTTGGATGGCATATTGTTGCTTTCGTTATGTTAGTACCTTGgattgttttgaaaaaacatTATAGTGAGATTGTTAGGGATGATGGTGTATCTCCCACCTGGTGGGGATTTTGGACGGCAATGAGTGCATTTAATGATTTAGGATTGACACTAACTCCTGATTCAATGATGTCATTTAACAAAGCTGTATACCCATTGATCACTATGATTTggtttattattatcggAAATACTGGATTTCCCATCCTCCTTAGATGCATCATTTGGATAATGTACAAACTTTCTCCTGACTTATCACAGATGAGGGAAAGTTTaggttttcttttagaTCATCCACGTCGTTGTTTCACTTTGCTATTTCCGAAAGCCGCCACTTGGTGGCTACTTTTAACACTCGCAGGACTGAATATAACAGATTGGATCTTATTTATCATTCTAGACTTTGGCTCAACTGTAGTCAAATCATTATCGAAAGGTTACAGAGTTCTTGTTGGATTGTTCCAATCTGTTAGCACAAGAACTGCGGGCTTCAGTGTTGTTGATTTGAGTCAACTACACCCCTCTATTCAAGTTTCCTACATGCTTATGATGTATGTCTCTGTATTACCACTAGCCATTTCTATTAGACGAACAAATGTTTACGAGGAGCAATCTTTAGGGCTATATGGAGATATGGGGGGAGAACCAGAGGATACAGATACTGAAGACGATGGTAACGATGAAGACGACGACGAGGAAGACGAGAGCCATGAAGGTCAAAGTAGTCAAAGAAGTAGTTCAAACAACAacaggaaaaagaaaaagaaaaagaaaaagaaaactgaAAGCTCTAATGAAATATCTACCAAATCCTTTATTGGTGCCCATTTAAGAAAACAACTTTCTTTTGACTTGTGGTTTCTATTTTTAGGATTATTTATCATCTGCATTTGTGAAGGAGACAAGATAAAGGACGTACAAGAACCAAATTTTAATATATTTGCAATTCTTTTCGAAATTGTTAGCGCGTATGGTACAGTTGGGCTATCTTTAGGTTATCCGAACACAAATCAATCATTTTCAAGACAGCTTACTACATTATCTAAACTAGTAATCATAGCTATGTTGATTAGAGGTAAAAATAGAGGTTTACCATATTCATTGGATCGTGCAATTATCTTGCCTAGTGATAGGCTTGAGCATATTGACCACCTTGAGGGcatgaaattgaagagacAGGCCAAAACCAATACAGAAGATCCGATGACGGAGCATTTCAAGAGAAGCTTTACCGATGTAAAACATCGTTGGGGAGCACTTAAGCGTAGGACTACTCATTCCAGAAACTCAAAAAGAAGCAACACAACGCTCTAA